One genomic segment of Pseudomonas sp. RU47 includes these proteins:
- a CDS encoding putative 2-aminoethylphosphonate ABC transporter ATP-binding protein, protein MNPAIATALTNPGAPMKVRGVQKRFGAFTALDNVSLDVAAGELVCLLGPSGCGKTTLLRCIAGLEKQDSGELYLGERDVSHLAPQARDYGILFQSYALFPNLTVEANIAYGLAGSGRDEVRRRVGQMLELVGLSGSEKKYPGQLSGGQQQRVALARALAPAPSLLLLDEPMSALDARVREHLCTELRQLQRNLGITTLMVTHNQDEAMLMADRIAVMNNGRVEQYATPQEIYNRPATPFVAEFVGQGNWLPFQRSSDTHAQVGGMNLRLSDGSVQRASGRLFCRPEAINVNPLVHEENLFPAKVREITFLGNRCRMSFELDQLPGHALLAELAPEAMPRLGAQQIMVALPPRSLQVFA, encoded by the coding sequence ATGAATCCTGCCATCGCAACTGCCCTGACCAACCCCGGTGCGCCGATGAAAGTGCGCGGCGTGCAGAAACGCTTCGGCGCGTTCACCGCACTGGATAACGTCTCCCTCGACGTCGCCGCCGGTGAACTGGTGTGCCTGCTTGGCCCGTCGGGCTGCGGCAAGACCACGTTGCTGCGCTGCATCGCCGGTCTGGAAAAACAGGACAGCGGCGAGCTGTACCTCGGCGAGCGCGACGTCTCGCACCTCGCCCCGCAAGCCCGTGATTACGGGATTCTGTTCCAGTCCTACGCGCTGTTCCCCAATCTGACGGTCGAAGCGAACATTGCCTACGGCCTCGCCGGCAGCGGTCGCGACGAAGTACGTCGCCGTGTCGGGCAAATGCTCGAACTGGTTGGCCTCTCCGGCAGCGAGAAAAAGTACCCCGGCCAATTGTCCGGCGGCCAACAGCAACGTGTAGCGCTGGCCCGCGCGCTGGCGCCGGCACCGTCGCTGTTGTTGCTTGATGAACCGATGTCGGCCCTCGACGCCCGCGTCCGCGAGCATCTGTGTACCGAGCTGCGCCAGCTGCAACGCAACCTCGGCATCACCACCCTGATGGTCACGCACAATCAGGACGAAGCCATGCTCATGGCCGACCGCATCGCCGTGATGAACAATGGCCGCGTCGAGCAGTACGCCACCCCGCAGGAAATCTACAACCGCCCGGCCACGCCGTTCGTGGCCGAGTTCGTCGGCCAGGGCAACTGGCTGCCGTTCCAGCGCAGCAGCGACACTCACGCGCAGGTTGGCGGAATGAACCTGCGCCTCAGTGACGGCAGCGTTCAGCGCGCCTCCGGCCGTTTGTTCTGCCGTCCGGAAGCGATCAACGTCAATCCGCTGGTACACGAAGAAAACCTGTTCCCGGCCAAAGTCCGCGAGATCACCTTCCTCGGCAACCGCTGCCGCATGAGTTTCGAACTCGATCAACTGCCGGGCCACGCACTGCTCGCCGAACTCGCCCCGGAAGCCATGCCGCGCCTCGGCGCCCAGCAGATCATGGTCGCCTTGCCGCCGCGCAGCCTGCAGGTGTTTGCCTGA
- a CDS encoding LysR family transcriptional regulator, translating into MLSAELKAFYMVARLGSITLAAKKLGLSQPTVTTQIRNLESQYSVELFYRGGRRLSVSDEGARLLPMVKTLLQQEADIEFFLRNSGQVQGTLRIAATAPYYILDLVKTFRERLPQVEVSVEIGNSQQVLEALEDYRVDIAASSQLLDDARLIRRVLGTDPLVLAVHRNHPLAAQEHVALSALAGHTLLMRESGSTTRRLTEELLASAGVSFGPLLEIGSRESIREAVLRNIGISIIARQEVPHDPQLRVLTIENAPQIPEYLYCLKERKGARLPAAFLGLAQEMSPA; encoded by the coding sequence GTGCTGAGTGCCGAGCTGAAAGCGTTTTACATGGTCGCCCGCCTGGGCAGCATCACGCTGGCGGCGAAAAAACTCGGCCTCAGCCAACCGACCGTGACCACGCAGATTCGCAATCTGGAAAGTCAGTATTCGGTGGAGCTGTTCTACCGTGGCGGTCGGCGGTTAAGCGTCAGTGATGAAGGCGCGCGGTTGCTGCCGATGGTCAAGACGCTGTTGCAGCAAGAGGCGGACATCGAGTTCTTCCTGCGCAACAGCGGTCAGGTGCAGGGCACATTGCGCATCGCGGCGACGGCGCCGTATTACATCCTCGATCTGGTGAAGACCTTTCGCGAGCGCTTGCCGCAAGTGGAAGTATCGGTGGAAATCGGTAATTCGCAGCAGGTGCTCGAAGCGCTGGAGGATTACCGGGTGGACATCGCTGCGTCGTCGCAATTGCTCGATGACGCGCGGTTGATTCGCCGGGTGCTTGGCACTGATCCGCTGGTACTGGCGGTGCATCGCAATCATCCGCTGGCGGCGCAGGAGCATGTGGCGTTGAGCGCACTGGCCGGACATACGTTGTTGATGCGTGAATCCGGTTCGACCACGCGGCGGTTGACTGAAGAGTTGCTCGCCAGTGCCGGGGTGAGTTTCGGGCCGCTGCTGGAGATTGGCAGCCGTGAGTCGATTCGTGAGGCGGTGTTGCGCAATATCGGCATCAGCATCATTGCCCGGCAGGAAGTGCCGCATGATCCGCAGTTACGCGTGCTGACGATCGAGAATGCGCCGCAGATTCCCGAATACCTTTATTGCCTGAAAGAGCGCAAGGGCGCGCGGTTGCCGGCGGCGTTTCTCGGTTTGGCCCAGGAAATGTCCCCCGCGTAA